The Oncorhynchus nerka isolate Pitt River linkage group LG13, Oner_Uvic_2.0, whole genome shotgun sequence sequence CGATTtggaatctcatcacggacaactgtAGCTAATTAGCAGCTTTTAATCTATTTACTACtctttagcatgttagctaacccttcttcTAACCCTGATTCCGGAAATGTTGTGCCGAATAAATGCAAGACACATTGGCGGGGAGGCACGCTATAGACAGGCAAGGGACAAACTTTTCTGGTCGAACATGAGAGAGGAATCAAGGACATGTATCCAATTGCTCAGCCTGTAATGAATATGCACGAGCACAGCAAAACGAATCAATGATTTCACATAACATCCCAGAGTGCCCATGGCAAACAGTGAGCATGGACCTTTTTACGTATATAGGAAAGGACTTCCTGATTATTGTTGATCATTACGTAGATTACTGGGAGGTGGAGCCACTGCCAGACGTGTCAGCTGACATGGTCGTCACATTCTGCaaagtggggaggaggggggctATGAGGCAGAGCCAGCTGCTAAGAGAGTGAAAGATTTATGCAAGAGGGCAAAGCTAGACAGTATGGATGTATGGTCAGCTATACTGCAGTGGTGCAACACGCCACGGAGGGGATGGACAGTAGACACGCACAGCGTCTTGGTTGTCACcagcgtgggtaaaatcactgggaagCAGTATTTGAGGCGTCACTTACAGAtgcgggttcgatcccaggctgtgtcacaaccgtccgcgaccgggagtcccatagggtggcgcacaattggcccagcgtcgttcaggttaggggagggtttggccgggttggCTTTACTTGGCAcattgtgctctagcgactccttgtggtgggccggcacctgcaggctgacttcggttgtCTGTTGAATGGTGCTTCCTcccacacattggtgcagctggcttctgggttaagcgggcgggtgttaagaagcgctgtttggcgggtcatgtttcggaggacgcattactcgaccttcacctcccgaacctgttggggagttgcagtaaTGAGACAAGATTGCATATCACTAAATGggggtaaaaaatatatacatagatATTTTTCAgatctgtgtttcataattttccttcaattttattttttaaattttttaaatttcacctttatttaaccaggtaggcaagttgagaacaagttctcatttacaattgcgacctggccaagataaaacaaagaagttcgacacatacaacgacacagagttacacatggagtaaaacaaacatacagtcaataatatagtATAAACAAgcctatatacgatgtgagcaaatgaggtgagataagggaggtaaaggcaaaaaaggccatggtggcaaagtaaatacaatatagcaagttaaacactggaattgtagatttgcagtggaagaatgtgcaaagtagtaataaaaataatggggtgtaaaggagcaaaataaataaataaattaaatacagtagggagagaggtagttgtttgggctaaattataggtgggctatgtacaggtgcagtaatctgtgagctgctctgacagttggtgtttaaagctagtgagggagataagtgtttccagtttcagagatttttgtagttcgtttcagtcattggcagcagagaactggaaggagaggcggccaaagaaagaattggttttgggggtgactagagagatatacctgctggagcgtgtgctacaggtgggagatgctatggtgaccagcgagctgtgataaggggggactttacctagcagggtcttgtagattcGCAAGAGGGTGAATGTATCTCACCAGAGAAAGTATCAGAGAGAGCGAAACAAAAATGTGctaatcagcgttgagctaaactgagtgagttcaactgtgaatggtcctggcgaaAAAATCTAAGTCTAAAGGGAAGCCAGCTTGGATTTGGCGTCTCTCCTATCAAATCGCTTTGAGAGCATACGTCATTAACAGgaacaacttgaattgttgcatctctttgtgttgttgtccacctgtggctagctagctaaaattgtctctttcctaaattagccatggatggataTAGGGATTTGGAcgtgtggttttacttaattcgcCGTACTTGCCAATAATTTTAAGAGCGATTCTGATCCAAACATTTCTCTACGAGTTGGGTGAGTCAGCATGCGTTTCTACTTTCACGAaggcgcacgcacacatgcaaacAAAAATCaaaaccatggacagccacatcatatttagcttatgttGATTGGACTTAATTGTTTTGGGTATCAttcagttgtcactgtattagactaagcagaggtgatttgacgATGTTGAAgttaagttgaaatggtgctggaatagtggaggtatctcctgttttctttgtgacttgcggtaactctctgtggtttTAAATCAACAGTTGTTGATTGGTCTGAAAATGTTAGAAACATTGACTCCCttaaccatgctgtaggtcatgtaggtctataggtctgttacatgcaatatgcgtCATGGATTTCCCCAGTCAGAGGTTGCTGTTTTGTGATAAAGCCAAGGTTTTGTTaatgtattctgccactgtgtcttcttattgtcttggcctttaggcctatatatcacactcgcaaggcatatgaattaacagcaaacaacgcaattatcacagcACATACAGTGTAGAATGTAATATGGCTTTTCTGGTGATGGGggtggcttggcttccccagtggaCTTATCCACACACCGCTACTGTTAATTCATATGCCTTGCGACCGTGATACCTGGTGTGCATCTGCGTAGTGGTTGTCTGTCACGACCAACCAAAAGCACTATTTTATACTGGTTTTTAACTTTTGTTTCTTCCTTCTCGTCGTTAAAGCTACTATAGGAGGGAAATGATGCCACCATCTATGTCATTAAGTGTTTCAGTAACAGGCAATGCTTTGTGTCTCTGCAGCGTCAGTATTTGACGTCCCACTCAGCCAACACTCATCTAAACAGTGACTGTTTCTCCGTGGGTCTTACCTGGCAGCGTAATAAAGGTTGATAAAGAGCAGCAGGTGAGATTATATTTGTAATTTTTGCATCCACTCATGGCCTAATGACTCTTACCTTGCCCTAATCAGTGAATTTGTTATTTGATTGCCCAGGCTTATTGAATTATGAAATGTTTTGATAAATGTACCTTTTACAGCAAGGAAAATGTATTCTCTGGGCACAATGTATTTTATATCTGAAAGTGTTGTAACATTGTATCAGAATAGGCCTACCGTCCTGAATCTGTTATCTTTTCAAGATCAGAGCAGAGGACAGCAAATCCTGTTTCCATACAGCAGCATCAGTGTTGCAAGTATGAGTCAGGTAACTACAATGAAATGATACAGTTAGCAGCTGTGTAAGCCTGTGAACAGTAATAAATAGCCTATCAATCTCTTCCTCTTAGGCAAGGACAATGAGTTTGGAAGAGCAAATCAGGGGCCTCTCACCAGTTGCAGCATCTGCCCTTGCAAGTAAGTTATCTCCCTGAGCTTTATGCAGTTGTTGTTAACTGTCCTCCTAATAACATCATATTTGTTTCCAGGAGCTGGAATTAAAGAGGACATTGATATTCAAGAGTTAACAAGAGATGATCTGAACGAACTTCTGCCAGGCCTTGAGCATTTCAAACTTAGGAAGAAGATCAGTGAACTTCTAACCCAATCTAAACAGGTTGGTATAGTCCCAAAAGCTTCTATGGTTACTGTACCACTTTGTGTGATCATTCAGTATAGTTAATAGAATGAAGGTTTTTGATTCATTGTACATTTCCATTGTATGTACTAATCCCCCCATGTTTTCTGTTATTTCTGTTTCTTAGGACACAGCTAAACCTATCGATTTCATTCTTAACGAGTTTAGGAAATTCCTTCCAGCTGTTGTCATGAAGAGTAAGTCCCTTTTCAAGGACTTTCAGCATAGCTGTCACCCAATACATTTGTGGTGTCTCTTTGGTTGTAATTGTATGCACTGGTCACTTTCTCCTTGCAGATGCACTTGTTCCTGGGGGAGTGTTACATGGATACGTCCCTATTCTTAAAGATTTGAAGAAGCAGCAGGTCAAAGCCGTGCACTTCATTCAGGAACACATTGAACTGCTTGAGAGCTACAATAAAGAAGAGCCCATGGAGGCTGAGGGCAATGCTGTGTCCCCATCAGCTGACTCTGCTACAGCAGGAAACCAGCTATCCAATGTTGCAGGTAAATGACATAACTGCTGTCTGTGTTGGTTGCAGAACAGTGGGTCTCATCCCTCATGAATCAAAAGACATAGATAATGGTATACAAAATGTTGAGAAATTAAACATTCAAGACATTCACTATTGGGATTTTAATGGAGCTCGAACAGTCTTTTCTTAGCCTAAAATTACTCTGTTAACAGCCGAAATGTACATTATTTCCAGTACATAAGCAATATGTTGAAGGCGcttcagagtccctgggttcgcgcccaggctctgtcgtaaccggctgcgaccgggaggtccatggggcgacgcacaattggcctagcgtcgtccgggttagtgagggcttggtcggtagggatgtccttgtctcatcgcgcaccagcgactcctggggcgggccgggcgcagtgcgcgctaaccaaggttgccaggtgcacggtgtaccctccgacacattggtgcggctggcttccgggttggatgcgcgctgtgttaagaagcagtacggctggttgggttgtgtatcggaggacgcatgactttcaaccttcgtctctcccgagcccgtacgggagttgtagcaatgagacaatatagtaactactacaacaattggataccacgaaattggggagaaaaaggggtagaaAAAAAGAAATTGAATGGGCTCCGTCATGTTGTCAGTGCACTTCCATGTTAGTGGACATTGCCTGTAAGGGCACAATAAGGGATTCAAACAGGCTAGTTAGATGTCTTTATTGTAGCTGCGACTTCTACAGTACAATTTAAGTTCGCCTACAACACTGCCATTTATGGACCAGGCTAGCTGTAAGACACATTTGAATATGCTAATGTAGTAACTGAGGTGTCACAGTTGCTTAACCCTATATTTAATCACATGTTTATTATTCTATAGAGTGGAGGACGGCGACATTCTTCACCATTCTGACTGGGAATACTCTGCGGTCTCATGAGGAAATCAATCGCTGTCTCACTGCAAAAGGTTTAACTGAGGTGACGTCACTAGAGGAGAGTGATGTCatcctggctttctatcccattGTCTCTTGGGCTGGGACTGATGTTGAAGCAGCACTGCAGAAGATTCCAGGTAATCAATATCCATGAAGAACATTGTCAAAACGTTAATGATTAATTAATCAGGTATGTTTACGTGATTATTGCTACTGTTATCCCCTCTCTCTTGACAGCTGGTAAACCTGTCATCCTGGTAGTGCTGCATCACACCTTCAATCCAGACTACACTGTACCTAACAGTAGCAGACTAGTGACCAGAGGTGATGAAATACTCACAGTGGACTGTCTCTTCCATGAGAACCAGGGACTACTGGATTGTCCTCGCAATGAAGAAGCAATTCTAAAGATTCTGGACAGGACAAAAATACAGCCAAAGGTAGTTCACCTTTATTCAAAATGATAATTTAGATAAAGAGGAACATTGTGTCCCCAATTAATACAAATGGGAAAAAGTGAGCTTGAGTTGAGATTAGTAACGTCTAGGGAAATAACACGTAGTTGTAATACTCCTCATGCACACTGACCTGTATGTGTACTGTGTATTTTAACTCTGGTGCAGAATGATGAGGTCTGGGAACTAATCGGAGAAGAAGAAGCCAGTGATGCCTCTGAGCAGGAAAACCTAGAGGTATGTCGTCTCATTTCAGACTTTGCCACTTGATCAAAATATGAATGACAGGTCAGAGCAGAGGGAGGTGGTCAGAGCAGAGGGGATCAAATCCTGTTTACTTACAGCAGCATCAGTGTGACAATACAAATATGTTTCAGGTAACTACAATGAAATGATACAGTTAGCAGCTGTGTAAGCCTGTGAACAGTAATAAATAGCCTATCAATCTCTTCCTCTTAGGCAAGGACAATGAGTTTGGAAGAGCAAATCAGGGGCCTCTCACCAGTTGCAGCATCTGCCCTTGCAAGTAAGTTATCTCCCCGAGGTTTATGCAGTTGTTGTTAACTGTCCTCCTAATAACATCATATTTGTTTCCAGGAGCTGGAATTAAAGAGGACATTGATATTCAAGAGTTAACAAGAGATGATCTGAACGAACTTCTGCCAGGCCTTGAGCATTTCAAACTTAGGAAGAAGATCAGTGAACTTCTAACCCAATCTAAACAGGTTGGTATAGTCCCAAAAGCTTCTATGGTTACTGTACCACTTTGTGGGATCATTCAGTATATTTAATAGAATGAAGGTTTTTGATTCATTGTACATTTCCATTGTATGTACTAATCCTCCCATGTTTTCTGTTATTTCTGTTTCTTAGGACACAGCTAAACCTATCGATTTCATTCTTAACGAGTTTAGGAAATTCCTTCCAGCTGTTGTCATGAAGAGTAAGTCCCTTTTCAAGGACTTTCAGCATAGCTGTCACCCAATACATTTGTGGTGTCTCTTTGGTTGTAATTGTATGCACTGGTCACTTTCTCCTTGCAGATGCACTTGTTCCTGGGGGAGTGTTACATGGATACGTCCCTATTCTTAAAGATTTGAAGAAGCAGCAGGTCAAAGCCGTGCACTTCATTCAGGAACACATTGAACTGCTTGAGAGCTACAATAAAGAAGAGCCCATGGAGGCTGAGGGCAATGCTGTGTCCCCATCAGCTGACTCTGCTACAGCAGGAAACCAGCTATCCAATGTTGCAGGTAAATGACATAACTGCTGTCTGTGTTGGTTGCAGAACAGTGGGTCTCATCCCTCATGAATCAAAAGACATAGATAATGGTATACAAAATGTTGAGAAATTAAACATTCAAGACATTCACTATTGGGACTTTAATGGAGCTCGAACACAGTCTTTTCTTAGCCTAAAATTACTCTGTTAACAGCCGAAATGTACATTATTTCCAGTACATAAGCAATCTGTTGAAGGCGcttcagagtccctgggttcgcgcccaggctctgtcgtaaccggccgcgaccgggaggtccgtggggctacgcacaattggcctagcgtcgtccgggttaggcagggcttggtcggtagggatgtccttgtcctggTGCGCTCCAGGaggcgcaccagcgactcctggagcgggccgggcgcagtgcgcgctaaccaaggttgccaggtgcacggtgtaccctccgacacattggtgcggctggcttccgggttggatgcgtgctgtgttaagaagcagtacggctggttgggttgtgtatcggaggacgcatgactttcaaccttcgtctctcccgagcccgtacgggagttgtagcgatgagacaagatagtagctactaaaacagttcgataccacgaaattggggagaaaaaggggtgaaaaaaaagaaaaaagaaattgAATGGGCTCCGTCATGTTGTCAGTGCACGTCCATGTTAGTGGATATGGCCTGTAAGGGCACAATAAGGGATTCAAACAGGCTAGTTAGATGTCTTTATTGTAGCTGCGACTTCTACAGTACAATTTAAGTTCGCCTACAACACTGCCATTTATGGACCAGGCTAGCTGTAAGACACGTTTGAATATGCTAATGTAGTAACTGAGGTGTCAGTTGCTTAACCCTATACTTAAATTACATGTTTATTCTATAGAGTGGAGGACGGAGACATTCTTCACCATTCTGACTGGGAATACTCTGCGGTCTCATGAGGAAATCAATCGCTGTCTCACTGCAAAAGGTTTAACTGAGGTGACGTCACTAGAGGAGAGTGATGTCATCCTGGCTTTCTGTCCCATTGTCTCTCGGGCTGGGACTGATGTTGAAGCAGCACTGCAGAAGATTACAGGTAATCTTGGCACCCAGAACCAAGTGTACCGTAACAGTCTGTCACCAGAGACTATTTCCAGGCGATCAATAATTCATAAAGGAACTTCTCAAAAAGTGATATCTAATTCCAAAATCTCTTATCTGTCCCTCATTCTCTTGACAGCTGGTAAACCTGTCATCCTGGTAGTGCTGCATCACACCTTCGATCCAGACTACACTGTCCCTGACAGTAGCAGACTAGTGACCAGAGGTGATGTAATACTCACAGTGGACTGTCTCTTCCATGAGAGCAAAGGACTACTGAAGGGTCCTCGCAATGAAGACGCAATTAGAAAGATTCTGGACAGGCCAGAAATACAGCCAAAGGTAGTTCACCTTTATTCAAAATGATAATTT is a genomic window containing:
- the LOC115139381 gene encoding uncharacterized protein LOC115139381 isoform X5, with amino-acid sequence MSQARTMSLEEQIRGLSPVAASALARAGIKEDIDIQELTRDDLNELLPGLEHFKLRKKISELLTQSKQDTAKPIDFILNEFRKFLPAVVMKNALVPGGVLHGYVPILKDLKKQQVKAVHFIQEHIELLESYNKEEPMEAEGNAVSPSADSATAGNQLSNVAEWRTATFFTILTGNTLRSHEEINRCLTAKGLTEVTSLEESDVILAFYPIVSWAGTDVEAALQKIPAGKPVILVVLHHTFNPDYTVPNSSRLVTRGDEILTVDCLFHENQGLLDCPRNEEAILKILDRTKIQPKNDEVWELIGEEEASDASEQENLEARTMSLEEQIRGLSPVAASALARAGIKEDIDIQELTRDDLNELLPGLEHFKLRKKISELLTQSKQDTAKPIDFILNEFRKFLPAVVMKNALVPGGVLHGYVPILKDLKKQQVKAVHFIQEHIELLESYNKEEPMEAEGNAVSPSADSATAGNQLSNVAEWRTETFFTILTGNTLRSHEEINRCLTAKGLTEVTSLEESDVILAFCPIVSRAGTDVEAALQKITAGKPVILVVLHHTFDPDYTVPDSSRLVTRGDVILTVDCLFHESKGLLKGPRNEDAIRKILDRPEIQPKNDEVRELIGEEEASDASEQENLEARTMSLEEQIRGLSPVAASALARAGIKEDIDIQELTRDDLNELLPGIEHFKLRKKISELLTQSKQDTAKLIDFILNEFRKFLPAVVMKNALVPGGVLHAYVPILKDLKKQQVKAVHFIQEHIELLESYNKEEPMEAEGNAVSPSADSATAGNQLSNVAGAVEVHPKRPRTDLPTSGKWQNFKEPPPHTSGAAGITCAPPSTTGSVQFRSRGKLETSKPCSPYTSGAADIEPSATSYKDRSSPVPGNIQAPKEKERKEPGSWNFFSRLGTKHLPEVKVYSQVCGKTLNAHLALMKQVEDLGLKRKETSVEDCQVIMVFCPVTSRVGTDIEAAMSQVPGNTDAILVVMHHTFDCYFVTDQRSASHYKSVVEKVNVLFHDSVGLLHCKTNDIAVTLIHKALLKYNSSPYRH
- the LOC115139381 gene encoding uncharacterized protein LOC115139381 isoform X6: MSQARTMSLEEQIRGLSPVAASALARAGIKEDIDIQELTRDDLNELLPGLEHFKLRKKISELLTQSKQDTAKPIDFILNEFRKFLPAVVMKNALVPGGVLHGYVPILKDLKKQQVKAVHFIQEHIELLESYNKEEPMEAEGNAVSPSADSATAGNQLSNVAEWRTATFFTILTGNTLRSHEEINRCLTAKGLTEVTSLEESDVILAFYPIVSWAGTDVEAALQKIPAGKPVILVVLHHTFNPDYTVPNSSRLVTRGDEILTVDCLFHENQGLLDCPRNEEAILKILDRTKIQPKNDEVWELIGEEEASDASEQENLEARTMSLEEQIRGLSPVAASALARAGIKEDIDIQELTRDDLNELLPGLEHFKLRKKISELLTQSKQDTAKPIDFILNEFRKFLPAVVMKNALVPGGVLHGYVPILKDLKKQQVKAVHFIQEHIELLESYNKEEPMEAEGNAVSPSADSATAGNQLSNVAEWRTETFFTILTGNTLRSHEEINRCLTAKGLTEVTSLEESDVILAFCPIVSRAGTDVEAALQKITAGKPVILVVLHHTFDPDYTVPDSSRLVTRGDVILTVDCLFHESKGLLKGPRNEDAIRKILDRPEIQPKARTMSLEEQIRGLSPVAASALARAGIKEDIDIQELTRDDLNELLPGIEHFKLRKKISELLTQSKQDTAKLIDFILNEFRKFLPAVVMKNALVPGGVLHAYVPILKDLKKQQVKAVHFIQEHIELLESYNKEEPMEAEGNAVSPSADSATAGNQLSNVAVHKQSVEGASERPALGAVEVHPKRPRTDLPTSGKWQNFKEPPPHTSGAAGITCAPPSTTGSVQFRSRGKLETSKPCSPYTSGAADIEPSATSYKDRSSPVPGNIQAPKEKERKEPGSWNFFSRLGTKHLPEVKVYSQVCGKTLNAHLALMKQVEDLGLKRKETSVEDCQVIMVFCPVTSRVGTDIEAAMSQVPGNTDAILVVMHHTFDCYFVTDQRSASHYKSVVEKVNVLFHDSVGLLHCKTNDIAVTLIHKALLKYNSSPYRH